A region of Nocardioides sp. JS614 DNA encodes the following proteins:
- a CDS encoding cytochrome c biogenesis CcdA family protein, with amino-acid sequence MGLALGAGMLAAVNPCGFALLPAYLSLFVLDHQQLPRRTALLRAMRATAALTMGFTVVFGVFGIAVAPVAASVQSYLPGFTVALGLLVAVAGLWVLLGRRLPAIRLTRGANARPVTASWLSMTGFGASYAVASLGCTIAPFLAVVVTSFRSGSPAQGLVLFVAYAAGMGFVVGAAAMATALARGGLVNRVRSIGGVLPRVGGLVLVLAGGYVAWYGIWELRVLHADAGRDAVVEQAASIQRWLADRVEAVGTTGFALVLGALLVAALLPRRRRSRPPPAVDVPDPVLRPSDTIKENS; translated from the coding sequence TTGGGACTCGCGCTCGGCGCGGGGATGCTCGCTGCGGTCAACCCGTGCGGGTTCGCCCTGCTCCCGGCCTACCTCTCGCTGTTCGTGCTCGACCACCAGCAGCTGCCGCGCCGGACAGCCCTGCTGCGAGCGATGCGCGCGACCGCAGCGCTCACGATGGGCTTCACCGTGGTCTTCGGCGTGTTCGGGATCGCGGTGGCTCCGGTGGCAGCCTCGGTCCAGTCCTATCTCCCCGGCTTCACGGTCGCGCTGGGCCTGCTGGTCGCCGTGGCCGGCCTCTGGGTCCTGCTGGGACGCCGGCTGCCGGCGATCCGTCTCACCCGCGGCGCGAACGCGCGGCCGGTGACGGCGAGCTGGCTGTCGATGACCGGGTTCGGTGCCAGCTACGCCGTCGCGTCGCTGGGGTGCACGATCGCGCCGTTCCTGGCAGTGGTGGTCACCAGCTTCAGATCCGGGTCGCCGGCCCAGGGACTCGTCCTCTTCGTGGCGTACGCCGCGGGCATGGGCTTCGTGGTGGGCGCGGCCGCGATGGCGACCGCGCTCGCCAGGGGCGGCTTGGTCAACCGGGTGCGCAGCATCGGCGGGGTGCTTCCGCGCGTCGGAGGTCTCGTCCTCGTGCTGGCCGGAGGCTATGTCGCCTGGTACGGCATCTGGGAGCTGCGCGTGCTCCACGCCGACGCGGGCCGCGACGCCGTCGTGGAGCAGGCGGCCTCGATCCAGCGGTGGCTCGCCGACCGGGTCGAGGCCGTCGGGACCACCGGCTTCGCCCTCGTGCTCGGCGCGCTTCTGGTGGCGGCCCTCCTGCCGCGGCGCCGCCGATCGCGACCACCGCCGGCCGTCGACGTACCCGACCCCGTCCTCCGACCGTCAGACACCATCAAGGAGAACTCATGA
- a CDS encoding redoxin family protein: MRWMSAVLAAVLFTATACGAGSGADGGAGDAAPIGMGKFADLDFSATTLTGETFDGAELEGEPAVLWFWAPWCATCRAQSVNVSRLAEQYDGEVAVVGVGGLDSAAAIERVADQIPDVTHLVDPQGEVWRQFRVTAQSTYTVIAADGEIISEGYLDDGELNDLVAQLAG; encoded by the coding sequence ATGCGCTGGATGTCCGCCGTGCTCGCCGCCGTCCTGTTCACCGCGACCGCATGCGGTGCCGGGTCGGGCGCGGACGGCGGGGCCGGAGACGCCGCCCCGATCGGGATGGGCAAGTTCGCTGACCTCGACTTCTCGGCCACCACGCTGACGGGCGAGACCTTCGATGGCGCCGAGCTCGAGGGCGAGCCCGCGGTGCTGTGGTTCTGGGCGCCCTGGTGCGCGACCTGCCGCGCCCAGAGCGTCAACGTCTCCCGGCTGGCGGAGCAGTACGACGGCGAGGTCGCTGTCGTCGGGGTCGGCGGCCTGGACTCCGCGGCTGCCATCGAGCGGGTCGCCGACCAGATTCCGGACGTGACGCACCTGGTCGACCCCCAGGGCGAGGTGTGGCGGCAGTTCCGGGTGACCGCCCAGAGCACGTACACGGTGATCGCGGCGGACGGGGAGATCATCTCGGAGGGCTACCTGGACGACGGCGAGCTGAACGATCTCGTCGCGCAGCTGGCGGGCTGA
- a CDS encoding glutaredoxin family protein has protein sequence MDPSRTPPPPVEVLWRPGCPFCSSLRRGLRHAGVATVEHDIWASPAAAARLREVTGGDEIVPTVIVGAQSLVNPSVRQVLRALETEYPEHHQEASAADEPPAGPSGAGFAGPVWTAVVTAAWLVLAGWQPSTTWHLAPLLVAAAWPWVVGQHQSPDDPSARRRIVVAAVAGLTVASLATGALAAIGHLEGPTWTGSGSTVAEALLLAGAGSLLAMVAGLARTVRRVARD, from the coding sequence GTGGACCCTTCCCGTACGCCGCCCCCACCGGTGGAGGTGCTCTGGCGGCCCGGCTGTCCCTTCTGCAGCTCCCTGCGTCGGGGGCTGCGACATGCGGGAGTCGCCACCGTGGAGCATGACATCTGGGCCTCGCCCGCAGCGGCCGCGCGCCTCAGGGAGGTGACCGGTGGGGACGAGATCGTGCCCACCGTCATCGTCGGGGCGCAGTCCTTGGTAAACCCCTCGGTGCGCCAGGTCCTCCGGGCACTGGAGACCGAGTACCCCGAGCACCACCAGGAGGCGTCGGCGGCTGACGAGCCTCCCGCTGGGCCCTCGGGGGCGGGCTTCGCCGGCCCCGTGTGGACCGCTGTCGTCACCGCCGCCTGGCTGGTCCTGGCCGGGTGGCAACCGTCCACCACGTGGCACCTGGCCCCTCTGCTGGTCGCTGCCGCGTGGCCCTGGGTGGTCGGTCAGCATCAGTCCCCCGACGACCCGTCGGCACGTCGCCGGATCGTGGTGGCCGCGGTTGCCGGTCTCACGGTGGCATCGCTCGCCACCGGTGCCCTCGCCGCGATCGGTCACCTCGAAGGCCCGACCTGGACCGGCTCCGGGTCGACAGTGGCCGAGGCGCTGCTGCTGGCCGGAGCCGGCTCCCTGCTGGCCATGGTCGCCGGTCTTGCTCGCACGGTCCGCCGGGTCGCCCGCGATTGA
- a CDS encoding cysteine hydrolase, which yields MVNSDTALVLTDPQNDFLSEHGVAWELVGQSVQENGTIPNIERLLESATTAGVPVFVSPHYYYPYDGAWQFGGTLEQKMHEIGMFARRGPLDLDGFEGSGADWLDQYKPYLQGDGTVVTSPHKVYGPQNNDLALQLRKRGIGRVILAGMSANLCVESHLRDLLERGFEVTVVADATAAARHPELGDGYVAAMTNFRYLASAVVDTVQASKELAG from the coding sequence ATGGTGAACAGTGACACCGCCCTGGTCCTGACGGACCCGCAGAACGACTTCCTGAGCGAGCACGGAGTGGCCTGGGAGTTGGTGGGGCAGAGCGTCCAGGAGAACGGCACGATCCCGAACATCGAGCGCCTCCTGGAGAGCGCGACGACGGCGGGCGTCCCCGTCTTCGTCTCGCCCCACTACTACTACCCGTACGACGGCGCCTGGCAGTTCGGCGGGACGCTCGAGCAGAAGATGCACGAGATCGGGATGTTCGCCCGACGTGGCCCCCTCGACCTCGACGGCTTCGAGGGTTCGGGAGCGGACTGGCTGGACCAGTACAAGCCGTATCTCCAGGGCGACGGCACCGTCGTCACCAGCCCGCACAAGGTCTACGGCCCGCAGAACAACGACCTCGCACTGCAGTTGCGCAAGCGCGGCATCGGACGTGTGATCCTCGCGGGCATGTCAGCGAACCTCTGCGTCGAATCACACCTGCGCGACCTGCTCGAGCGTGGTTTCGAGGTGACCGTCGTCGCCGATGCGACCGCCGCGGCCCGGCACCCCGAGCTCGGCGACGGCTATGTGGCGGCGATGACCAACTTCCGCTACCTCGCCAGCGCGGTCGTCGACACGGTCCAAGCCTCCAAGGAGCTCGCCGGCTGA
- a CDS encoding sulfite exporter TauE/SafE family protein — translation MDWTVYWFMLPVCIIIASVAMFSGISGAAMLIPVFLIGFPLFDLPRLTTVEAIGTSLFLETSGFGTGLYRYIRMRLVDSATAWRLIARTLPLGMLGALASAHAPVQALRLGYGVAMVGLAVLLVRETHATEPAVVPASSQPTLAGVPGSGTAPGAALAPTTGSVHPPCPRGEARQVTAADGTAYVYCAHGLRGQQVLSGIGAFFAGLISTGVGEATLPGLVRRSRFPIAVAAATSTVVVAGTVVGAALTHMVQLAATGGFSAIPWNLIVWAVPGAVLGAILGTGLQGKVSARVTRWFFGGLFLTIGVTFLLAFTVFRSSFG, via the coding sequence ATGGACTGGACCGTCTACTGGTTCATGCTGCCGGTCTGCATCATCATCGCAAGCGTCGCCATGTTCTCCGGGATCAGCGGAGCGGCCATGCTCATCCCGGTCTTCCTGATCGGCTTCCCACTCTTCGACCTGCCCCGGCTCACCACGGTCGAGGCGATCGGAACCTCGCTCTTCCTGGAGACCTCCGGCTTCGGCACCGGGCTCTACCGGTACATCCGGATGCGACTCGTCGACTCCGCCACCGCGTGGCGCCTGATCGCGCGGACGCTGCCGCTGGGAATGCTCGGCGCCCTGGCCTCTGCGCACGCTCCCGTGCAGGCGCTCCGGCTCGGGTACGGCGTGGCCATGGTGGGGCTCGCCGTGCTCCTGGTCCGCGAGACGCACGCCACCGAACCGGCCGTCGTGCCTGCCTCGTCCCAGCCGACCCTGGCCGGTGTGCCCGGCAGCGGCACCGCGCCCGGTGCCGCACTCGCCCCGACCACCGGCTCCGTCCATCCCCCCTGCCCCCGCGGAGAGGCCCGCCAGGTGACCGCGGCCGACGGCACGGCGTACGTCTACTGCGCGCACGGCCTCCGCGGCCAGCAGGTGCTCTCGGGCATCGGCGCGTTCTTCGCCGGGCTGATCTCCACCGGCGTCGGCGAGGCGACCCTGCCTGGCCTGGTTCGTCGGTCCCGCTTCCCCATCGCGGTGGCCGCCGCGACCTCGACCGTGGTCGTCGCCGGGACCGTGGTCGGCGCGGCGCTCACGCACATGGTGCAGCTCGCCGCCACCGGCGGCTTCTCCGCCATCCCCTGGAACCTGATCGTCTGGGCCGTGCCCGGTGCCGTGCTCGGAGCCATCCTCGGCACGGGACTCCAGGGCAAGGTCAGCGCCCGGGTGACCCGGTGGTTCTTCGGCGGCCTGTTCCTGACCATCGGGGTCACGTTCCTGCTGGCCTTCACGGTCTTCCGGAGCAGCTTCGGCTGA
- a CDS encoding trehalase-like domain-containing protein: protein MTSLPIGGYALLSDRHSAALVSSGVSVDWLCMPRFDSPSVFATLLDDQAGHRAPCRSGPVRSTASCAAAAGVRAAVETDGWDEGLGALTQSFGSRALDATVLLLPIVGFLPADDPRVDSSAGELLGNFPQTFSQIGLVNAAWALDEATRTPRNREA, encoded by the coding sequence ATGACCTCGCTGCCCATCGGTGGGTACGCCCTGCTCTCCGACCGACACTCGGCCGCGCTGGTCTCCTCGGGCGTCTCGGTCGACTGGCTGTGCATGCCCCGCTTCGACAGCCCGTCGGTGTTCGCGACCCTCCTCGACGACCAGGCGGGGCACCGTGCCCCATGTCGTTCCGGGCCCGTCCGGAGTACGGCCTCGTGTGCGGCGGCCGCAGGGGTCCGGGCCGCGGTCGAGACCGACGGCTGGGACGAAGGCCTGGGGGCACTCACCCAGTCCTTCGGCAGTCGGGCCCTCGACGCCACTGTCCTCCTCCTGCCCATCGTCGGCTTCCTGCCCGCCGACGACCCGCGGGTCGACTCCTCCGCCGGCGAGCTCCTCGGCAACTTCCCCCAGACCTTCAGCCAGATCGGCCTGGTCAATGCGGCCTGGGCGCTCGACGAGGCCACTCGGACCCCGCGGAACAGGGAGGCCTGA
- a CDS encoding DoxX family protein produces the protein MDVIFLVGRILFGALFLMSAMGHLTQTQAMAQYASSRGLPVAAPATMLSGVLIGVGGLSVVLGVWGDLGAILLALFLVPTAFLMHAFWKETEPTSKQMEMVQFNKDLALAGGALALLWVFSADVGLTLTGPLLGF, from the coding sequence ATGGACGTCATCTTCCTGGTGGGAAGGATCCTGTTCGGCGCGCTCTTCTTGATGTCGGCGATGGGCCACCTCACCCAGACGCAGGCGATGGCCCAGTACGCGAGTTCCCGTGGCCTGCCCGTGGCGGCACCGGCCACCATGCTGAGCGGTGTGCTGATCGGGGTCGGGGGTCTCTCCGTGGTCCTGGGGGTGTGGGGCGACCTCGGCGCGATCCTGCTCGCTCTCTTCCTGGTGCCGACTGCGTTCCTGATGCATGCGTTCTGGAAGGAGACCGAGCCGACGTCCAAGCAGATGGAGATGGTCCAGTTCAACAAGGACCTGGCGCTGGCCGGTGGCGCGCTCGCGCTCCTCTGGGTCTTCTCCGCGGACGTGGGGCTGACCCTCACCGGTCCTCTGCTCGGGTTCTGA
- a CDS encoding mycothiol-dependent nitroreductase Rv2466c family protein has translation MTDADINFYFDPVCPFAWLTSKWVRVVQSQRAYSVDWRLISLRLVNADVDYASRFPPEYEAGHTAGLRLLRVVHRARSEHGREVVGPLYAALGARIFDSAPADPSLGNTGPDPRGTSSFLAPVLAHVGLPDHLVQALDDESLDADIRAETDEALSLTGKDVGTPIIHFQPPTGVAFFGPVISRLPSEEDAVRLWDHVVGLAGFPGFAELKRSLRELPQLRGLGVEEGEVGVEQDWHGGSRRTNR, from the coding sequence GTGACCGACGCCGACATCAACTTCTACTTCGACCCCGTCTGCCCGTTCGCCTGGCTGACCAGCAAGTGGGTGCGGGTGGTCCAGTCCCAGCGGGCCTACTCCGTGGACTGGCGGCTCATCTCGCTGCGCCTGGTGAACGCCGACGTCGACTACGCCAGCCGGTTCCCTCCGGAGTACGAGGCCGGGCACACCGCCGGCCTCCGGCTGCTCCGGGTCGTGCATCGCGCCCGGTCCGAGCACGGCCGGGAGGTGGTGGGCCCGCTCTACGCGGCGCTGGGAGCGCGCATCTTCGACTCTGCCCCCGCCGATCCTTCCCTGGGGAACACGGGCCCCGACCCCCGGGGCACGTCGTCGTTCCTCGCGCCGGTGCTGGCACACGTGGGGCTTCCCGACCACCTCGTGCAGGCGCTGGACGACGAGTCGCTCGACGCCGACATCCGTGCCGAGACCGACGAGGCCCTGTCCCTCACCGGGAAGGACGTGGGGACGCCGATCATCCACTTCCAGCCACCCACCGGGGTCGCGTTCTTCGGGCCGGTCATCTCCCGGCTCCCCAGCGAAGAGGACGCCGTGCGGCTCTGGGACCACGTGGTCGGACTGGCCGGGTTCCCCGGGTTCGCCGAGCTCAAGCGCAGCCTTCGCGAGCTCCCCCAGCTGCGCGGTCTCGGTGTAGAGGAGGGCGAGGTGGGCGTCGAGCAGGACTGGCACGGCGGCAGCCGGCGGACGAACAGGTAG
- a CDS encoding carboxymuconolactone decarboxylase family protein yields the protein MPRVPVHTVDSAPENSRDELKALQARFGKVMNIHGEMAHSPAVLQSYVAIQRVIADYGSFDGCTREAIALAVANVDECAYCQAAHTGGGRAAGLSDEEMIAVRRGAAEFDSKLDALLALAREYTGHVGAVQDATWDNAIVAGWTDEQLSELSVHVTINLFTNYFNHFIQTDLDLPEAPAL from the coding sequence ATGCCCCGCGTCCCCGTCCACACCGTCGACAGTGCCCCCGAGAACAGCCGTGACGAGCTGAAGGCACTGCAGGCGAGGTTCGGCAAGGTCATGAACATCCACGGCGAGATGGCACACTCACCGGCCGTCCTCCAGTCCTACGTCGCGATCCAGCGGGTCATCGCCGACTACGGCTCGTTCGACGGCTGCACCCGCGAGGCCATCGCACTGGCGGTCGCGAACGTCGACGAGTGCGCGTACTGTCAAGCGGCCCACACCGGAGGCGGCAGGGCCGCCGGTCTCTCCGACGAGGAGATGATCGCGGTGCGGCGAGGCGCCGCGGAGTTCGACTCGAAGCTCGACGCCCTCCTCGCCCTGGCCCGTGAGTACACCGGCCACGTCGGTGCCGTCCAGGACGCCACGTGGGACAACGCGATCGTCGCCGGATGGACCGACGAGCAGCTCAGCGAACTGTCCGTGCACGTGACGATCAACCTGTTCACGAACTACTTCAACCACTTCATCCAGACCGACCTCGACCTCCCGGAGGCACCCGCGCTCTGA
- a CDS encoding Crp/Fnr family transcriptional regulator: MRRSSDQSAALRDALWVSRCVGRAGTTPLRLEDVEELARFIRVRQLAAGEPLARVGEEPAAVCIVREGCLELAVHGSAGRQVIQTLRAGDIDGDIQMLLGLRMPYETRAIVDTTCLMLDRAAFEELLATHPQVSRRWLTSVSQRLARSHSRLTSLLGEPLEIQVAQLLLEEHVDGVVNLTQTTVAALLGVRRPSVNRVLRRFAARGLVELSYGRVHILDTAALGRVTSPA, translated from the coding sequence ATGCGCAGGTCCTCCGACCAGTCGGCCGCGCTTCGTGACGCGCTCTGGGTCTCGCGTTGCGTCGGGCGCGCCGGGACGACACCGTTGCGACTCGAGGACGTCGAGGAGCTGGCCCGCTTCATCCGTGTCCGGCAGTTGGCGGCGGGCGAGCCGCTGGCCCGGGTCGGCGAGGAGCCGGCGGCCGTCTGCATCGTCCGTGAGGGGTGCCTCGAGCTCGCCGTCCATGGCTCGGCGGGACGGCAGGTCATCCAGACGCTGCGGGCGGGGGACATCGACGGCGACATCCAGATGCTCCTCGGCCTGCGGATGCCGTACGAGACCCGCGCCATCGTGGACACGACCTGCCTCATGCTCGACCGCGCCGCGTTCGAGGAGTTGCTCGCCACCCATCCGCAGGTCTCCCGGCGCTGGTTGACTAGTGTCTCCCAACGACTCGCGCGATCTCACTCGCGGCTGACCAGCCTGCTGGGGGAGCCGCTGGAGATCCAGGTCGCCCAGCTCCTCCTCGAAGAACACGTCGACGGCGTGGTCAACCTGACGCAGACAACCGTGGCTGCGCTCCTCGGCGTCCGCCGGCCCTCGGTCAACCGGGTGCTCAGGCGCTTCGCCGCACGCGGCCTGGTGGAGCTCAGCTACGGAAGGGTGCACATCCTCGATACAGCGGCGCTCGGCAGGGTCACCTCCCCGGCTTAA
- a CDS encoding patatin-like phospholipase family protein, which yields MTTAFVLSGGANLGAAQVGMLAALDEAGVIADLVVGSSVGAVNGAWVAGHGDLAALGDVWRSLRRADVFPARPLDGLLGFVGMSDHLVSDRGLRRLLRAHLRFDRLEDAAVPLHVVATDIRSGEDVLLSTGDAVDAILASAAIPGVLPPVAVDGRTLVDGGVVNNAPISHALDLGAGTIWVLATGYSCALEHPPGSALAVALQAASLMIHQRLLRDVERYAGAIDLRVVPPLCPISVGPTDFSQADDLIRRAHEHARAWLEHGERGTWVSAHTDHQPEERFSPGQPMTRRADAPRLDNHLSADEPVSAMRPSGA from the coding sequence ATGACCACTGCGTTCGTGCTCTCCGGCGGCGCCAACCTCGGCGCTGCCCAGGTTGGCATGCTGGCCGCGCTGGACGAGGCCGGTGTGATCGCCGACCTGGTGGTCGGCAGCTCGGTCGGTGCGGTGAACGGGGCCTGGGTGGCCGGCCACGGGGACCTCGCGGCACTGGGCGACGTCTGGCGCTCGCTCCGGCGCGCCGATGTCTTCCCGGCCCGGCCGCTCGACGGCCTGCTCGGATTCGTCGGGATGAGCGATCATCTGGTCAGCGACCGTGGTCTGCGGCGCCTCCTGCGTGCCCATCTGCGGTTCGACCGGCTGGAGGACGCCGCCGTGCCGCTGCACGTGGTCGCCACCGACATCAGGAGCGGGGAGGACGTGCTGCTCTCGACCGGTGACGCCGTCGACGCCATCCTGGCCAGCGCGGCCATCCCGGGGGTGCTCCCGCCCGTGGCGGTCGACGGGCGCACTCTGGTCGACGGCGGCGTGGTCAACAACGCCCCGATCTCCCATGCTCTCGATCTGGGTGCCGGGACGATCTGGGTGCTCGCGACCGGATACTCGTGCGCGCTCGAGCACCCACCGGGCAGTGCCCTGGCTGTCGCCCTGCAGGCGGCCAGCCTGATGATCCACCAGAGGCTGCTGCGCGACGTGGAGCGGTACGCCGGCGCGATCGACCTGCGCGTGGTTCCGCCGTTGTGCCCCATCTCGGTGGGACCCACGGACTTCAGCCAGGCCGACGACCTGATCAGGCGGGCACACGAACATGCCCGGGCCTGGCTCGAGCACGGGGAGCGCGGCACGTGGGTGAGCGCGCACACGGACCACCAGCCCGAGGAGCGCTTCTCTCCGGGACAGCCCATGACCCGGAGAGCTGACGCGCCACGCCTCGACAATCACCTCTCCGCGGACGAACCGGTTTCGGCGATGCGGCCGTCGGGCGCCTGA
- a CDS encoding DUF3179 domain-containing protein yields the protein MALAMVLTACASTSGEKTDPAESPSPAVTTDPAVQPQGTAIRRGPSALDDPADPDLPTPLIDVEDLMSGGPPPDGIPAIDHPVFEPVADVDWLKPDEPVMSLTVSGVTKAYPIRIMTWHEIVNDRLGGVPVAVTYCPLCNSGVAFERTVRGHVTTFGTSGLLYADNLVMYDRLTESLWPQLTGQASVGTLTGTQLMSIPMGTVGWAQFRAEHPDAVVLSRTTGYERPYGSNPYFRYDDPGSDPLFEVPGGTDARLPAKTRVVGVGDGEQAVAIRRDLLAQTGVQHVTLGSERVVLWHVAGQRSALDTAAIPEGQEIGTVAAFEASAAGRPLDFVDAEDGTFRDEQTGSSWNVFGRAADGPLRGQQLRAIAYQDTFWFAWVAFQPETALITGP from the coding sequence GTGGCCTTGGCCATGGTGCTCACGGCCTGTGCGAGCACGTCCGGCGAGAAGACCGACCCCGCGGAGAGCCCCTCGCCTGCGGTCACGACCGATCCGGCCGTCCAGCCGCAGGGCACCGCGATCCGCCGCGGACCGTCCGCGCTGGACGATCCCGCCGATCCGGACCTCCCCACCCCCCTGATCGACGTCGAGGATCTGATGTCGGGCGGGCCGCCACCCGACGGCATCCCTGCCATCGACCACCCCGTCTTCGAGCCCGTGGCCGACGTCGACTGGCTCAAGCCCGACGAGCCGGTCATGTCCCTCACGGTGTCCGGGGTGACCAAGGCGTACCCGATTCGGATCATGACCTGGCACGAGATCGTCAACGACCGCCTGGGCGGCGTCCCGGTCGCGGTGACCTATTGCCCGCTGTGCAACTCCGGTGTCGCGTTCGAGCGGACCGTCCGCGGGCACGTCACCACCTTCGGCACCTCAGGGCTGTTGTACGCCGACAACCTCGTCATGTACGACCGGCTCACCGAGTCGTTGTGGCCCCAGCTCACCGGCCAGGCATCGGTCGGCACCCTGACCGGCACCCAGCTCATGAGCATCCCGATGGGCACGGTGGGCTGGGCACAGTTCCGCGCCGAGCATCCAGACGCCGTCGTCCTCAGCCGGACGACAGGGTACGAGCGGCCCTACGGCAGCAACCCCTACTTCAGGTACGACGACCCGGGCTCCGATCCGTTGTTCGAGGTGCCCGGCGGGACCGACGCCCGGCTGCCCGCGAAGACCAGGGTGGTCGGTGTCGGCGATGGGGAGCAGGCGGTGGCGATACGTCGCGACCTCCTGGCGCAGACGGGGGTCCAGCACGTGACGCTCGGGTCGGAGCGGGTGGTGCTGTGGCACGTCGCCGGACAGCGTTCGGCGCTGGACACCGCCGCGATCCCCGAGGGCCAGGAGATCGGCACGGTCGCGGCCTTCGAGGCCAGTGCGGCGGGACGCCCGCTCGACTTCGTCGACGCCGAGGACGGCACCTTCCGGGACGAGCAGACCGGCTCGAGCTGGAACGTCTTCGGTCGCGCCGCCGACGGCCCCCTCCGGGGACAACAGCTTCGCGCCATCGCCTACCAGGACACCTTCTGGTTCGCCTGGGTGGCGTTCCAGCCCGAGACGGCCCTGATCACCGGGCCCTGA
- a CDS encoding dihydrolipoyl dehydrogenase family protein, with translation MSAGHPRGDGPWDLVIIGGGTAGIVGAKTAARFGARVLLIERDRTGGDCLWTGCVPSKALLAAADVAATARSGHRLGVEAYGVSVDFHAVLGHVRGAIDHIAPIDSPQALEAEGVTVWRGDAKFTGRDQVAVGDRRATFTQALLATGAAPAVPRIPGLAQTPHLTSDSVWQLDRLPEDLVVLGGGSIGCELGQAFARLGSRVTVVEGAPRLLPREDADAATAVTTGLRTDGVDVITGVAVTRVGQGGGRPRLELADGRALAFSQLLVAVGRSPRTHGMGLELAGVEVTDHGFVRTDSHLRTTNPRIWAAGDLTGHPQFTHTAGVHGSLAASNAVLGVRRKVDLSAIPRVTYTQPEVAAVGVGTESPPDGLRRLTWQHTRVDRAVTELATGGFTRLTVDRRGRLVGATVVGPRAGESIGELTLAISQGLRTRDLAGVTHAYPTWNDGLWQAAIADLRDQLARPGTRRALGMLARSRRWWLNRASS, from the coding sequence ATGAGCGCCGGACACCCCAGGGGAGACGGCCCCTGGGACCTGGTGATCATCGGGGGCGGCACCGCCGGCATCGTGGGTGCCAAGACCGCGGCCCGCTTCGGGGCGCGGGTTCTCCTGATCGAACGCGACCGTACCGGTGGCGACTGTCTGTGGACCGGCTGCGTGCCGTCAAAGGCGCTCCTCGCGGCCGCGGACGTGGCGGCCACCGCGCGCTCCGGTCATCGGCTCGGGGTTGAGGCCTACGGTGTCTCGGTCGACTTCCACGCCGTGCTGGGCCATGTCCGCGGAGCCATCGACCACATCGCGCCGATCGACTCACCCCAGGCGCTCGAGGCCGAGGGTGTCACCGTGTGGCGCGGCGACGCGAAGTTCACGGGTCGCGACCAGGTCGCCGTCGGCGATCGACGCGCCACCTTCACCCAAGCGCTCCTGGCGACCGGGGCTGCCCCGGCCGTCCCGCGCATCCCGGGTCTGGCGCAGACGCCACACCTGACGAGCGACTCAGTCTGGCAACTCGACCGGCTCCCCGAGGACCTGGTCGTGCTCGGTGGCGGCAGCATCGGTTGCGAGCTGGGGCAGGCGTTCGCCCGGCTCGGCTCCCGGGTGACCGTCGTCGAGGGTGCGCCCCGGCTGCTCCCCCGCGAGGACGCAGACGCTGCCACCGCCGTCACCACCGGCCTGCGCACTGACGGCGTCGACGTCATCACCGGCGTGGCGGTCACCCGGGTCGGACAAGGCGGCGGGCGGCCCCGCCTGGAACTGGCCGACGGCCGCGCCCTGGCGTTCAGCCAGCTGCTGGTAGCGGTGGGCCGGTCGCCGCGGACCCACGGCATGGGACTCGAGCTGGCGGGGGTCGAGGTCACCGACCACGGGTTCGTGCGCACTGACAGCCACCTCCGCACCACGAACCCGCGGATCTGGGCTGCCGGCGATCTCACCGGCCACCCCCAGTTCACCCACACCGCCGGCGTCCACGGCAGCCTGGCCGCCAGCAACGCGGTCCTCGGCGTCCGCCGCAAGGTCGATCTCAGCGCGATCCCGCGGGTGACCTACACCCAGCCCGAGGTGGCCGCGGTCGGGGTGGGGACCGAGTCGCCGCCGGACGGGTTGCGGCGGCTGACGTGGCAGCACACCCGCGTGGACCGGGCGGTGACCGAGCTGGCCACCGGCGGGTTCACCCGGCTGACGGTCGATCGACGTGGCCGCCTGGTCGGCGCGACGGTCGTCGGCCCGCGGGCCGGCGAGAGCATCGGCGAGCTGACGCTGGCCATCAGCCAGGGCCTACGCACCCGGGACCTCGCCGGCGTCACCCATGCCTACCCGACCTGGAACGACGGGCTCTGGCAGGCAGCAATCGCGGACCTGCGCGATCAGCTCGCGCGCCCGGGCACCAGACGGGCCCTCGGCATGCTGGCCCGCAGCCGCCGGTGGTGGCTCAACCGCGCCAGCAGCTGA
- a CDS encoding zf-HC2 domain-containing protein, whose product MSGTLRQLLSCHWSARRIQRYLDADPSAPLTPGEVARLEAHLSTCEKCSGVVVEHRTLHQALSLWSSRAYVDPSAVDRVRHFLDDITEGRTG is encoded by the coding sequence ATGAGCGGAACCCTGAGGCAACTGCTGAGCTGCCACTGGTCGGCGCGACGGATCCAGCGCTACCTCGACGCGGACCCGTCGGCTCCTCTCACCCCAGGCGAGGTGGCTCGGCTCGAGGCGCATCTGTCCACGTGCGAGAAGTGCAGCGGCGTCGTCGTCGAGCACCGCACGCTGCACCAGGCCCTGTCGCTGTGGTCGAGCCGCGCCTACGTCGACCCGTCGGCGGTGGACCGGGTCCGGCACTTCCTCGACGACATCACCGAGGGACGGACCGGATGA